One window of Acipenser ruthenus chromosome 17, fAciRut3.2 maternal haplotype, whole genome shotgun sequence genomic DNA carries:
- the LOC117423738 gene encoding noggin-like has protein sequence MDHSPCFVAMCVLVLLLGLQIKVGICQHYYHLRPVPSDNLPLVELIEHPDPVFDPKERDINETELRSLLGSNFDPHYMSVSPEDRYAANDELSDQDPLLRQKPTGAMPRDIKTMEFFDMLHGKKQKPSKKLKRKLQLWLWSYTLCPVVYSWNDLGNRFWPRYVKAGSCYSKRSCSVPEGMVCKPAKTAHFTILRWRCLQRKGAQKCNWIPVQYPVISECKCSCSN, from the coding sequence ATGGATCATTCCCCGTGTTTTGTGGCAATGTGTGTTCTGGTTTTATTGCTGGGTCTTCAGATTAAAGTTGGGATTTGCCAGCATTACTACCACCTCCGACCCGTTCCAAGTGACAATCTACCCCTTGTGGAGCTTATTGAGCACCCGGACCCTGTGTTTGACCCTAAAGAACGCGATATCAATGAGACCGAGCTGAGAAGTCTACTGGGCAGTAACTTTGACCCGCACTACATGTCAGTTTCCCCTGAGGATCGTTACGCAGCAAACGACGAGCTCTCGGATCAGGACCCGCTCCTCAGGCAAAAGCCCACGGGGGCGATGCCCAGGGACATCAAGACTATGGAATTTTTTGACATGCTGCATGGCAAGAAGCAGAAACCGAGCAAAAAACTCAAAAGAAAGCTGCAGCTGTGGCTGTGGTCCTACACGCTGTGCCCGGTTGTTTATTCCTGGAACGATCTTGGGAACAGATTCTGGCCCCGCTATGTGAAAGCGGGTAGCTGCTACAGTAAAAGATCTTGTTCAGTTCCCGAAGGGATGGTTTGCAAACCTGCCAAGACTGCCCATTTTACGATCTTGAGATGGAGGTGCTTACAGCGAAAAGGAGCACAGAAGTGCAACTGGATACCAGTTCAGTATCCAGTTATATCCGAATGCAAATGCTCCTGCTCGAACTGA